The window CTATTTCTGCAAATATTTTTATTTTTTTGGTGTCTTTGGGCATTGTATGCCTTTTTAAGATGTACAAAAAGGCAGTAAAATATATCTTCATATTCTTTTTAGCACTCGCTCTTCCTTTTGGGATAAAAGCCCTGTTCGGCCTTCCCATACAGTTTTTGATTAACTCCGTTTCTCTTATTGCCATGGGTGTGCAAAAATTTTTACCCTTCCTTATGGCGGCAATGGTAATTTTTAACAAGGTAGATACAAAAAGCCTCGTAAGCTCTCTAAACAAAATGAAGCTCCCAAAGGGAATAATGCTCGGCTTTACGGTTGCTGTACGTTTTTTGCCTACCATAAAAAAAGAGATGACCATAATCACAAACAGCATGAAAATGAGAGGAATCGAAATAGGAACAAAAAATATCTTTTTTCATCCGATTCAAAGTCTGGAGTACGCCCTCGTTCCGGTTCTTTTTAGAGCAACCTCGCTTGCAGACGACATGACTGCTGCGGCCCTCGTAAAAGGAGCAGAATCCCCAAAAACTGCAGCAGAGCTTTTTAAAATCAAATTCGGAATAATAGATTATGTCTTTGCCCTATCATCCATTTTTGTTGTCGGTGCCGCAATCATATTCGACTTCGATTCCGTATTTATGAGGCTCTTTTAAAGGACGATAAAATGAATACGGCAGTAGAATTAAAAGATGTTTCTTTTATATATGAATCCTCAAAAGACGGAAGAGCAAATTTAAAAAAGACTTCTCTTAATATCAAAAAAGGAGAATTCTTACTTGTTACGGGCATAAGCGGCTGCGGAAAATCTACGCTGACAAAATGCATCAATGGCCTTATTCCTCGGTTTTACGAAGGAGAATTTTCAGGTTCCGTTTTTATCAATGAAAAAGATATTTCGAATTTCAGCATAGATGAAATTTCAAAAGACATAGGCTCGGTTTTTCAGTCTCCCAAGAGTCAGTTTTTTACCGATGACGTAATTTCGGAACTCAGCTTTCCTTGCGAAAACTACGGAATTTCCCGCGATGAAATTATAGAAAGGATTGCCGAAGTTTGTTCCATTTTACATATCGAAAATCTTTTAACCGAAAAACTTGAGAGCCTCTCGAACGGGCAAAAACAAAAAATAGCCATTGCCTCGATTTTAACCTTGAGGCCTAAGATTATAGTCCTTGATGAACCCTCGTCCAATCTGGATTTTAACTCTATCCTTATCCTGGCCGATATTTTAAAAATTTTAAAACAAAGAGGTTTTACCGTAATCATAGCGGAGCACCGCCTTCATTATCTAAAAGATCTTTTTGACAGAGTTATCTATATAAATGAAGGAAGTATACAAAACGAATACACTCGTGAAGAATTTTTAGCCCTTACAAATACGGAGTTAAATTCTAAAGGTTTAAGAAGTTTACATCTTTTTACAAATGAAAATGAAGCGGAACCCATCGGCCCTGTACATAATAAATTTAACTCCGATACGGAAGCCGAAAAAATATGCAGCCTTTCGGATATTTCGTTTTCGTTTAAGGACGGAACCGAAATTTTAAACTCGGTTAATTTAGACCTTTACAAAAACGACATTGCCGCCCTTACCGGAAAAAACGGAGCGGGAAAAACAACTCTCGCAAAAATCATATCGGGTATTTACCGCCAATCTGCCGGAAGCATTAAATTCGGAGAAAAAATTTTAAACGAAAAGGAAAGAGTGAGCCGCACAAATTTTGTTCTTCAAGATGTTGAATATCAGCTTTTCGGTGCCGATGTTTTTTCCGAGCTTTTGATAGGAAACAAACAGCTTGAAAACGTAAACGAAAAAATAGAAAAAGCCTTAAAGAAACTCAACCTTTACGATTATAAAGATGAGCATCCCTTTTCTCTTTCGATGGGACAAAAACAGAGGCTTATAATAGCGGCCACCTATGTTCGAGGCTGCCCGCTTACAATTCTCGATGAACCGACAAGCGGCTTGGATTACGGAAATATGGTCAGGGTAGGAGAACTTATCGAAGAGATAGCCGAGACTTCGGCAGTGCTTATAATAACCCATGATTTTGAATTTATCTCGAAGATATGCAACAGGCTGATTCTTTTAAAGGATAAAAAAATAGCCTTAGATTCAAGGCTTGAAAAAAACGATAAAAAACTGGAAAGTATTTTTTCCACATATTTATAAGATTATGGAGGACTTTATGGAAAAGTCAAACAAATTTAAAACAAAGGATTTTGTTTTTATCGGAATAATGACCGTAGTTTATATTGCGGTTTTTATGGTCATAGGTTTTGTTACTGCGGCAATAAATCCCTTTTTACATGCCTTTTCGCCTGCCATCACCGGGCTTGTCGTCGGAACAATTTATTTGTTTTTGGCTATCAAGGTCCCCAAATTCGGTGTCTTTACGATCAGCCAGCTCTTGCTCATTATGATTGTTTTGATTTTAGGAATGGGATATCTTCCATGGTTGATAGGTATGTTTATCGGCGCCTTACTGGGCGACATAGCAGCCAATACCTCAAAGTATAAGAACAAGTATACGATAGCCATTGCAAGCGGCTTTATATGCTTGGGAAGTGCTTCAGGAGGCGTTATTCCGGTCCTTTTCTTTGTAGAGCATTATAAAAAATTCTGCTTTGAAAGAATGCAGATGAATGAAGCTCAGGTGGAACAAAGCATTGCAGCAAGCGCAGGATACCTCGGCGTCATCATCCTAATTGCGACATTTGTCTTGGGCTTTGCAGGAGTTCTTATAGGCTCCAAAATATTAGGAAAACATTTTAAAAATTCCGGAATAAAATAAGACAAAGGTCAAACACTAAATTCAAATGTCAATTAAATAAACCGCAGCGGACGCAAAGAGCACAAGAGAATTTTAAGGATAATAATACTACGGCATCCTCAAATTTATTTGCACTATTTACCAAGTTGTGCGGAAGCTCAACTCTCTCTGCGGTTTATTTATCAATCAGCCAATCTTTAATAGTGCGTTT of the Treponema denticola ATCC 35405 genome contains:
- a CDS encoding ABC transporter ATP-binding protein; its protein translation is MNTAVELKDVSFIYESSKDGRANLKKTSLNIKKGEFLLVTGISGCGKSTLTKCINGLIPRFYEGEFSGSVFINEKDISNFSIDEISKDIGSVFQSPKSQFFTDDVISELSFPCENYGISRDEIIERIAEVCSILHIENLLTEKLESLSNGQKQKIAIASILTLRPKIIVLDEPSSNLDFNSILILADILKILKQRGFTVIIAEHRLHYLKDLFDRVIYINEGSIQNEYTREEFLALTNTELNSKGLRSLHLFTNENEAEPIGPVHNKFNSDTEAEKICSLSDISFSFKDGTEILNSVNLDLYKNDIAALTGKNGAGKTTLAKIISGIYRQSAGSIKFGEKILNEKERVSRTNFVLQDVEYQLFGADVFSELLIGNKQLENVNEKIEKALKKLNLYDYKDEHPFSLSMGQKQRLIIAATYVRGCPLTILDEPTSGLDYGNMVRVGELIEEIAETSAVLIITHDFEFISKICNRLILLKDKKIALDSRLEKNDKKLESIFSTYL
- a CDS encoding MptD family putative ECF transporter S component codes for the protein MEKSNKFKTKDFVFIGIMTVVYIAVFMVIGFVTAAINPFLHAFSPAITGLVVGTIYLFLAIKVPKFGVFTISQLLLIMIVLILGMGYLPWLIGMFIGALLGDIAANTSKYKNKYTIAIASGFICLGSASGGVIPVLFFVEHYKKFCFERMQMNEAQVEQSIAASAGYLGVIILIATFVLGFAGVLIGSKILGKHFKNSGIK
- a CDS encoding energy-coupling factor transporter transmembrane component T; protein product: MSPMSNNTVCLNSEIKSGIFYTEKSNEFTALAEQIRVYTSKKRTILDPRTIVFLNIMLSLITTISSSISANIFIFLVSLGIVCLFKMYKKAVKYIFIFFLALALPFGIKALFGLPIQFLINSVSLIAMGVQKFLPFLMAAMVIFNKVDTKSLVSSLNKMKLPKGIMLGFTVAVRFLPTIKKEMTIITNSMKMRGIEIGTKNIFFHPIQSLEYALVPVLFRATSLADDMTAAALVKGAESPKTAAELFKIKFGIIDYVFALSSIFVVGAAIIFDFDSVFMRLF